A window of the Mesotoga prima MesG1.Ag.4.2 genome harbors these coding sequences:
- a CDS encoding thioesterase family protein: MLDLERLRSLENSEFTQTVIPTDVSLRWSERYDVELLNLLSTSGLMKIVHSCGHNLISDFESDLLVSVVSETSVKHYSPILMEEELVINIRIVSVSDSAEVHFSGSVVQLGTEAGAFEFSRKFISVDFFRRAFGA; this comes from the coding sequence ATGCTGGATTTAGAGCGGTTAAGATCGCTGGAAAACAGTGAATTTACCCAAACTGTTATTCCTACCGACGTTTCTTTGAGATGGTCGGAACGGTACGATGTTGAACTGCTAAATCTCCTGTCTACCAGTGGACTGATGAAGATTGTCCACAGTTGTGGCCACAATCTGATATCTGACTTCGAATCGGATTTACTGGTTTCTGTGGTTTCTGAAACATCTGTAAAACACTACTCTCCCATATTGATGGAAGAGGAGCTCGTTATAAACATCAGGATAGTATCCGTTTCAGATAGTGCGGAAGTGCACTTTTCCGGGTCGGTTGTACAGCTAGGAACCGAAGCGGGTGCTTTTGAATTCTCCAGGAAGTTCATCTCTGTTGACTTCTTTAGGAGAGCATTTGGTGCGTAA